The following proteins are encoded in a genomic region of Haloarcula marina:
- a CDS encoding 5-formyltetrahydrofolate cyclo-ligase produces MDKQAIRDRVWDALEADGVARFPFPPHDRIPNFAGADAAAERVTETAVWTAAETVKANPDSPQLPLRRAALRAGKTVYMAVPRLRDEKCFYELDPARLDDIEAAPAVSNVADHARQVGPETVGEVDLVVSGSVAVTEDGARIGKGEGYSDLEYAVLSELGLVDEETPILTTVHELQVVGGPDGVVDTEVPVDAHDVPMDYVMTPERTVETETPYARPTGVDWGALPPERIEEIPVLAARSPE; encoded by the coding sequence ATGGACAAGCAGGCGATTCGCGACCGGGTGTGGGACGCGCTGGAGGCCGACGGCGTCGCCCGGTTTCCGTTCCCGCCACACGACCGGATTCCGAACTTCGCGGGGGCCGACGCGGCCGCCGAGCGAGTGACCGAGACGGCGGTCTGGACGGCCGCGGAGACGGTGAAGGCCAACCCCGACTCGCCGCAACTCCCGCTTCGCCGGGCGGCCCTCCGCGCTGGCAAGACCGTCTACATGGCCGTCCCGCGCCTGCGCGACGAGAAGTGTTTCTACGAACTCGACCCGGCGCGACTCGACGACATCGAGGCCGCGCCCGCCGTCTCGAACGTCGCCGACCACGCTCGGCAGGTCGGTCCCGAAACCGTCGGCGAGGTGGACCTCGTCGTCTCCGGGTCCGTCGCCGTTACCGAGGACGGCGCGCGCATCGGGAAAGGCGAGGGGTACAGCGACTTGGAGTACGCCGTGCTGTCGGAACTGGGCCTCGTCGACGAGGAGACCCCGATACTCACGACGGTCCACGAACTGCAAGTCGTCGGTGGGCCGGACGGCGTCGTCGACACCGAGGTCCCGGTCGACGCCCACGACGTGCCGATGGACTACGTCATGACGCCCGAGCGCACTGTCGAGACGGAGACGCCGTACGCTCGCCCCACCGGCGTCGACTGGGGCGCGTTGCCGCCGGAGCGAATCGAGGAGATTCCCGTCCTCGCCGCTCGCTCGCCCGAATAA
- a CDS encoding ABC transporter ATP-binding protein, whose amino-acid sequence MPSEDPILKVEGLKKYYDSSSGVIDNLLGRSQQVKAVDGVDLELREGETLGVVGESGCGKTTLGRTLLRLIEPTGGAVTYRGRDLTAMDSGELRDLRKDLQYIFQDPFASLNPRLTVGDIVGEPLDIHGLAEGDEREQRIYDLLETVGLNSSHTHRYPHEFSGGQRQRIGIARALAVDPEVIVCDEPVSALDVSVQAQILNLLEDLQDEYGLSYIFIAHDLSVVEHISDRIGVMYLGEFAEVGTTEEVFEPPYHPYTEALLSAVPEPDPLWEGDQIFLPGTVPSPLNPPSGCRFHTRCPKVIQPDAYDLPQSVWRSVMDLKLRAATAESVESLTAVTDDGETDAEAVDRAMLGDLVRAEFDLPDRLSDAAAEDALSSAIDRLHGGDVDGASAALSEAFVSPCETDEPRAVETGDSHRIACHLQDPEYADDPRETGGADAVADD is encoded by the coding sequence ATGCCCAGTGAGGACCCCATCCTGAAAGTCGAGGGCTTGAAGAAGTACTACGACTCCAGCAGCGGCGTCATCGACAACCTGCTGGGGCGCTCCCAGCAGGTGAAGGCCGTCGACGGCGTCGACCTCGAACTCCGTGAGGGCGAGACGCTGGGCGTCGTCGGCGAGAGCGGGTGCGGCAAGACGACGCTCGGCCGGACGCTCCTGCGTCTCATCGAACCGACCGGCGGGGCCGTCACCTACCGCGGCCGCGACCTCACGGCGATGGACTCGGGCGAACTGCGGGACCTGCGCAAGGACCTCCAGTACATCTTCCAAGACCCCTTCGCCAGCCTGAATCCGCGGCTGACCGTCGGCGACATCGTCGGCGAACCGCTGGACATCCACGGCCTCGCCGAGGGTGACGAGCGCGAACAGCGCATCTACGACCTCTTGGAGACGGTGGGGTTGAACTCCAGTCACACCCACCGCTACCCCCACGAGTTCTCGGGCGGCCAGCGCCAGCGCATCGGCATCGCCCGCGCACTCGCCGTCGACCCGGAGGTCATCGTCTGTGACGAACCCGTCTCGGCGCTGGACGTGTCCGTGCAGGCCCAGATTCTGAATCTGCTGGAGGACCTGCAGGACGAGTACGGCCTCTCGTACATCTTCATCGCGCACGACCTCTCTGTGGTCGAGCACATCTCCGACCGCATCGGCGTGATGTACCTCGGCGAGTTCGCCGAAGTCGGGACGACCGAAGAGGTGTTCGAACCGCCGTACCACCCTTACACCGAGGCGCTGCTGTCGGCGGTCCCGGAACCGGACCCGCTGTGGGAGGGCGACCAGATATTCCTCCCCGGGACGGTCCCGTCACCGCTGAACCCGCCCAGTGGCTGTCGGTTCCACACGCGGTGTCCGAAGGTCATCCAACCCGACGCGTACGACCTGCCCCAGTCGGTATGGCGGTCGGTGATGGACCTGAAACTGCGGGCCGCGACGGCCGAGAGCGTCGAGTCGCTGACCGCCGTCACCGACGACGGCGAGACCGACGCCGAAGCGGTGGACCGGGCCATGCTCGGTGACCTCGTCCGCGCGGAGTTCGACCTCCCCGACCGCCTCTCCGACGCCGCCGCCGAAGACGCCCTCTCCTCGGCCATCGACCGGCTCCACGGCGGCGACGTAGACGGGGCGTCCGCGGCGCTCTCGGAGGCGTTCGTCTCGCCCTGTGAGACGGACGAACCGCGAGCCGTCGAGACGGGCGACAGCCACCGCATCGCCTGTCATCTCCAGGACCCCGAGTACGCCGACGACCCGCGGGAGACCGGCGGTGCTGACGCCGTCGCGGACGACTGA
- a CDS encoding ABC transporter ATP-binding protein, with amino-acid sequence MTLLEVNDLTVNFYTEDGVVTAVDDLSYRIESGETFGVVGESGAGKSVTALSLMRLIESPGRIESGEILFKGEDLLAMSEEEIRSVRGNEIAMIFQDAQTALNPVYTVGEQISEAIRHHLDYGDEAARERSIHLLDRVGIPDAESRYDDYPHEFSGGMQQRAVIAMALSCDPDLLIADEPTTALDVTTEAKILDQIEDLAEEFDTAIQLITHDLGVVAKICERVMVMYAGRPVEKAPVEDLYYDPKHPYTVGLMSSIPRIGDKRDRLQTIPGTMPDLVDVPPGCAFHPRCPYAEESCARTQPALVDPETGTTATAADDRAAACLEYTGDLEGELDFEVVVEGENPVREETHDAQ; translated from the coding sequence ATGACCTTACTGGAAGTGAACGACCTCACGGTGAACTTCTACACCGAGGACGGGGTCGTCACGGCCGTCGACGACCTCTCCTACCGCATCGAGAGCGGCGAGACGTTCGGCGTCGTCGGCGAGAGCGGGGCCGGGAAGTCGGTCACCGCCCTCTCGCTGATGCGACTCATCGAGAGTCCCGGCCGCATCGAGAGCGGCGAGATTCTGTTCAAGGGCGAGGACCTCCTGGCGATGAGCGAGGAGGAGATTCGCTCGGTCCGGGGCAACGAAATCGCTATGATATTCCAGGACGCCCAGACCGCGCTCAATCCGGTCTACACCGTCGGCGAGCAGATTTCCGAGGCGATTCGCCACCACTTAGACTACGGGGACGAGGCGGCCCGCGAGCGGAGCATCCACCTGCTGGACCGCGTCGGCATCCCCGACGCCGAGAGCCGATACGACGACTATCCGCACGAGTTCTCCGGCGGGATGCAACAGCGGGCGGTCATCGCGATGGCCCTCTCGTGTGACCCGGACCTGCTCATCGCCGACGAACCGACGACGGCGCTGGACGTGACCACCGAGGCGAAGATTCTCGACCAGATAGAGGACTTAGCCGAGGAGTTCGACACGGCGATTCAACTCATCACCCACGACTTAGGCGTCGTGGCGAAGATTTGCGAGCGCGTGATGGTGATGTACGCCGGGCGACCGGTCGAGAAAGCGCCGGTCGAGGACCTCTACTACGACCCGAAACACCCCTACACCGTCGGCCTGATGAGTTCGATTCCGCGCATCGGCGACAAGCGCGACCGCCTCCAGACGATTCCGGGGACGATGCCGGACCTCGTCGACGTGCCGCCGGGGTGTGCGTTCCACCCCCGGTGTCCGTACGCCGAGGAATCCTGCGCCCGGACGCAACCGGCGCTGGTCGACCCCGAGACGGGAACGACGGCGACGGCCGCCGACGACCGGGCCGCCGCCTGCCTCGAATACACCGGCGACTTGGAGGGCGAACTGGACTTCGAAGTCGTCGTCGAGGGCGAGAACCCCGTCCGGGAGGAGACCCACGATGCCCAGTGA
- a CDS encoding ABC transporter permease: protein MSTERGRIRVTGFDTDRVTERDALSDWSAATTGGTQSRWRRALRRFRHNRVAMLGVYVVAIMALLSLFARPVTIAGVTVQPFSIAPYDPGTILYLEPGSTVGRYDPPTLAHPMGTDASGRDLFSRVLVGGRLSISIGFVVVGITATFGLAYGAVAGYYGGWVDEALMRLVDVIFAFPGLVLALVIVALLGGGYWPLVVAFSVPGWAGYARLIRGEILSVKENEYVLAAQALGARDRSVIFRHIVPNAMAPLIVQASLSIGTVVIGVAALGFLGLGFEPGTAEWGTMLDQTRETLIQGPGGSIPWWATVFPGGAIFLFVMAMNMIGDGVNDALDAQEVGNVGQGGGG from the coding sequence ATGTCTACAGAACGAGGCCGTATCCGGGTGACCGGATTCGACACTGACCGCGTGACGGAACGAGACGCCCTCTCGGATTGGTCTGCGGCGACGACGGGCGGGACACAGAGCCGATGGCGGCGGGCGCTCCGACGCTTCCGACACAACCGAGTGGCGATGCTCGGCGTCTACGTCGTCGCCATCATGGCGCTGCTGTCGCTGTTCGCCCGCCCGGTGACGATAGCGGGCGTCACCGTCCAACCGTTCTCCATCGCACCGTACGACCCCGGAACGATTCTGTACCTCGAACCGGGGTCGACGGTCGGGCGCTACGACCCGCCGACGCTGGCCCACCCGATGGGCACCGACGCCTCCGGCCGGGACCTGTTCTCGCGGGTGCTGGTCGGCGGCCGTCTCAGCATCTCTATCGGCTTCGTCGTCGTCGGCATCACCGCCACCTTCGGCCTCGCCTACGGGGCCGTCGCGGGCTACTACGGCGGGTGGGTCGACGAGGCGCTGATGCGACTGGTCGACGTCATCTTCGCTTTCCCCGGACTGGTGCTGGCGCTGGTCATCGTCGCCCTACTGGGCGGGGGCTACTGGCCGCTGGTCGTCGCCTTCTCGGTCCCCGGATGGGCGGGCTACGCTCGTCTCATCCGCGGGGAGATTCTCTCCGTGAAGGAAAACGAGTACGTGCTGGCGGCACAGGCGCTGGGCGCGCGCGACCGGTCGGTCATCTTCCGCCACATCGTGCCCAACGCCATGGCGCCGCTCATCGTGCAGGCGTCGCTGTCTATCGGCACCGTCGTCATCGGCGTCGCCGCGCTGGGCTTCCTCGGTCTGGGCTTCGAACCGGGGACCGCCGAGTGGGGGACGATGCTAGACCAGACCCGCGAGACGCTGATTCAGGGTCCCGGCGGGTCGATTCCGTGGTGGGCCACCGTCTTCCCCGGCGGCGCCATCTTCCTGTTCGTCATGGCGATGAACATGATCGGCGACGGCGTCAACGACGCGCTGGACGCCCAAGAGGTCGGCAACGTCGGCCAGGGAGGCGGCGGATGA
- a CDS encoding ABC transporter permease, with amino-acid sequence MSLRRFIAKRVLLIFPILFGVSVITFALVHITPGDPVDVVVALNPDISPAEEARLRGRYGLNDPIWRQYLDWLVGVLQGDFGRVIATDRAVSTVIAERLPETVALGIFGWVFAVVIAVPTGIYAAVRKDELGDHVSRFLALSGISIPNFWLGLMLILVGALTLNLWPVLAPRSPLYAPEMLWYLLLPGITIGTASASTLMRIMRSSMAEEMNKEYVTAARAKGLPERTVVLKHVLRNSLISVTTVAAFLTASIVSGSVVVEQVFGWPGLGRALISAVSNREIDLILGITLFIGVAIILANLVADILYAVLDPRIRYD; translated from the coding sequence ATGAGCCTCCGACGATTCATCGCGAAACGCGTCCTGCTCATCTTCCCGATACTGTTCGGTGTCTCGGTCATCACGTTCGCGCTCGTCCACATCACGCCGGGCGACCCCGTCGACGTGGTGGTGGCGCTGAACCCGGACATCTCCCCGGCCGAGGAGGCGCGTCTCCGCGGGCGGTACGGGTTGAACGACCCCATCTGGCGGCAGTACCTCGATTGGCTCGTCGGCGTCTTACAGGGCGACTTCGGGCGCGTCATCGCCACCGACCGCGCCGTCAGCACCGTCATCGCGGAGCGCCTCCCCGAGACGGTCGCACTGGGCATCTTCGGGTGGGTGTTCGCCGTCGTCATCGCCGTCCCGACGGGTATCTACGCCGCCGTCCGGAAGGACGAACTCGGCGACCACGTCAGCCGGTTCCTCGCGCTGTCGGGCATCTCCATCCCGAACTTCTGGTTGGGGCTGATGCTCATCCTCGTCGGGGCACTGACGCTGAACCTCTGGCCGGTGCTCGCCCCGCGGTCACCGCTGTACGCCCCGGAGATGCTGTGGTATCTCCTCTTACCGGGCATCACCATCGGCACCGCGTCGGCGTCGACGCTGATGCGCATCATGCGCTCGTCGATGGCCGAGGAGATGAACAAGGAGTACGTCACCGCCGCCCGCGCGAAGGGCTTGCCCGAGCGAACGGTCGTGCTGAAACACGTCCTGCGCAACTCCCTCATCTCGGTGACGACGGTGGCGGCGTTCCTGACCGCGAGCATCGTCTCGGGGTCCGTCGTCGTCGAACAGGTGTTCGGGTGGCCGGGACTCGGTCGCGCGCTCATCAGCGCGGTCAGCAACCGCGAGATAGACCTCATCTTGGGGATTACGCTGTTCATCGGCGTCGCCATCATCCTCGCGAATCTGGTGGCGGACATCCTCTATGCAGTACTGGACCCACGGATTAGATACGATTGA
- a CDS encoding ABC transporter substrate-binding protein: protein MQAVGGLGVASIAGCSGLSNGGGGGSVDPVQDRVTVDPADIQEGGTFRTAIGANPDTFDFPESSSATASILHNLLFDGMITTNAAGELFPWLAESYEQVDVQDVSAGDYTDYMTTVPYAETEDGTVYIDTEKQIVIESPDNPDSPSAGDEAQVLTVDEAGDAVADGTYGMHYQFELHEGVEFHDGEEMTADNVVASYGRIENSTLSGQVFDSLLSISADGDYTVDLYAQEPDASAVRELGGLPVYPSEITENVPLGEMDPRQGNTPLGTGMFTLDEFQNEEYVIFAKNENYWFDTEMKDWFDGPSEFPNGPVVDEVDISIISSDSQRAGALQNGEIDMTFGLTASTLTNYQQSEDYRTAPTDGAGYTFMQYPVRVEPWTNASLRRAVNKLIPRQSISDNIFQGWESPAWVPLPPIGASTGSTDYEAMVEELRSYNEYEPEAAAELAEEAASEDDIEFPVEVTLETNSDNDDRVRTVELIAESMSQEINGTQYFDVTVNTKEFLTFVSQLLSEDYWDQGKLAFIGLSGGFNPHGYAKSVHSPENFAQCCNFQNIDFPDLNEAMRQARYGVDVAEDTQLRQERYEDIWEMILELNGNSYGTHSTLVGVVNNEVKGFNTYPSTQDIVGYALYNPTDEQITYLDR, encoded by the coding sequence ATGCAGGCAGTTGGGGGCCTCGGCGTCGCCTCGATTGCTGGCTGTTCCGGCCTGAGCAACGGCGGTGGCGGTGGCTCCGTCGACCCCGTCCAAGACCGCGTCACCGTCGACCCGGCCGACATCCAAGAGGGCGGGACGTTCCGGACCGCCATCGGCGCGAACCCCGACACCTTCGACTTCCCCGAGAGTTCCTCTGCGACGGCCTCCATCCTCCACAACCTCCTGTTCGACGGGATGATTACCACCAACGCCGCCGGCGAACTGTTCCCGTGGCTGGCCGAATCCTACGAACAGGTCGACGTACAGGACGTTTCTGCGGGCGACTACACGGACTACATGACGACGGTGCCCTACGCCGAAACCGAGGACGGCACCGTCTACATCGACACCGAGAAGCAAATCGTCATCGAGAGTCCCGACAACCCCGACAGTCCCTCCGCGGGTGACGAGGCCCAAGTCCTCACGGTCGACGAGGCGGGCGACGCCGTCGCCGACGGCACCTACGGGATGCACTACCAGTTCGAACTGCACGAGGGCGTCGAGTTCCACGACGGCGAGGAGATGACCGCCGACAACGTCGTGGCCTCCTACGGCCGTATCGAGAACTCCACGCTCTCGGGGCAGGTGTTCGACTCGCTCCTGTCCATCTCCGCCGACGGCGACTACACTGTCGACCTCTACGCGCAGGAACCGGACGCCTCCGCCGTCCGCGAACTCGGCGGTCTTCCGGTGTACCCCTCCGAGATTACCGAGAACGTCCCGCTGGGCGAGATGGACCCACGGCAGGGCAACACCCCGCTGGGAACCGGGATGTTCACGCTCGACGAGTTCCAGAACGAGGAGTACGTCATCTTCGCGAAGAACGAGAACTACTGGTTCGACACCGAGATGAAAGACTGGTTCGACGGCCCCTCGGAGTTCCCGAACGGCCCGGTCGTCGACGAAGTCGACATCTCCATCATCTCCTCGGACTCCCAGCGTGCCGGAGCGCTCCAGAACGGCGAAATCGACATGACGTTCGGCCTGACCGCGAGCACGCTGACGAACTACCAGCAGTCCGAAGACTACCGGACCGCGCCGACCGACGGCGCTGGCTACACGTTCATGCAGTACCCGGTCCGCGTCGAACCGTGGACCAACGCCAGTCTCCGCCGCGCGGTGAACAAACTCATCCCCCGACAGAGCATCTCCGACAACATCTTCCAGGGCTGGGAGAGTCCCGCGTGGGTCCCCTTGCCGCCCATCGGGGCGTCCACGGGGTCGACCGACTACGAGGCGATGGTCGAGGAACTCCGGAGCTACAACGAATACGAACCGGAGGCCGCGGCCGAACTCGCCGAGGAGGCCGCGAGCGAAGACGACATCGAGTTCCCCGTCGAGGTCACCTTAGAGACGAACTCCGACAACGACGACCGGGTCCGGACCGTCGAACTCATCGCCGAGTCGATGAGCCAAGAGATCAACGGGACCCAGTACTTCGACGTGACCGTCAACACGAAGGAGTTCCTGACCTTCGTCAGCCAACTCCTCTCGGAGGACTACTGGGACCAGGGCAAACTGGCCTTCATCGGTCTCTCCGGCGGCTTCAACCCCCACGGCTACGCGAAGTCCGTCCACAGCCCCGAGAACTTCGCCCAGTGTTGTAACTTCCAGAACATCGACTTCCCGGACCTCAACGAGGCGATGCGACAGGCCCGCTACGGCGTCGACGTCGCCGAGGACACGCAACTCCGACAGGAACGCTACGAGGATATCTGGGAGATGATTCTGGAGTTGAACGGCAACTCCTACGGCACTCACAGCACGCTGGTCGGCGTCGTCAACAACGAGGTGAAAGGGTTCAACACGTACCCGAGCACGCAGGACATCGTCGGCTACGCGCTGTACAACCCGACGGACGAACAGATAACCTACCTGGACCGGTAG
- a CDS encoding PGF-CTERM-anchored ABC transporter substrate-binding protein: MRRYATLVVGLALCLSVVGATPAAASAQSTQSDCSFPMTVTDATGTEVTITERPDRVTTTNPSAAQTMWEIGGREQVVGLTQYASYLDGADSRTNVSAGFGVNVEKVLETEPDLVIAPNSSAGDVAALRQAGLTVYHLPAATTVDDIREKTTTVGRITGNCEGAAEANAWMTQNVDAVQNVTADVEDRPTVVYPLGSGYVAANGTFIDALLTISGADNVAARNHSGYPQLNNEVLLQLKPEVLVVTERTVGIVNEEPYASTTAGETNATIRLRVRDLNQPAPRSVVNTVHNATRQLYPERYDEAAYVPRSAVSSETETRTAAPTVASHSATPTETATTTGSGPGFTVLTALLAVLTATALVRRR; the protein is encoded by the coding sequence ATGCGACGATACGCCACGCTGGTGGTCGGCCTCGCGCTCTGTCTTTCGGTAGTCGGTGCGACTCCGGCCGCCGCGAGCGCGCAGTCGACGCAGTCGGACTGTTCGTTCCCGATGACGGTGACAGACGCCACGGGAACCGAGGTAACCATCACGGAGCGCCCCGACCGGGTGACGACGACCAACCCGTCGGCCGCTCAGACGATGTGGGAAATCGGCGGCCGCGAGCAGGTGGTCGGCCTGACCCAGTACGCCTCCTACCTCGACGGGGCCGATAGCCGGACCAACGTCTCCGCCGGGTTCGGCGTCAACGTCGAGAAAGTTCTCGAAACGGAACCGGACCTCGTTATCGCGCCGAACTCCAGCGCCGGTGACGTGGCAGCGCTACGACAGGCGGGCCTGACGGTCTATCACCTCCCGGCCGCGACGACAGTCGACGACATCCGCGAGAAGACGACGACCGTCGGCCGCATCACCGGCAACTGCGAGGGCGCGGCCGAGGCCAACGCGTGGATGACCCAGAACGTCGACGCCGTGCAGAACGTCACCGCTGACGTCGAAGACCGCCCGACGGTCGTCTATCCCCTCGGAAGCGGCTACGTCGCCGCGAACGGGACGTTCATAGACGCGCTTCTCACCATCTCCGGCGCGGACAACGTCGCCGCCCGGAACCACAGCGGCTACCCGCAACTGAACAATGAGGTGTTGCTCCAACTGAAACCCGAGGTGCTGGTCGTCACCGAGCGGACGGTCGGTATCGTGAACGAGGAACCGTACGCCAGCACCACCGCGGGCGAGACGAACGCGACGATTCGGCTTCGCGTGCGCGACCTGAACCAGCCGGCCCCCCGTAGCGTCGTCAACACCGTCCACAACGCGACTCGTCAGCTCTACCCCGAGCGGTACGACGAGGCGGCGTACGTCCCGCGGTCGGCCGTCAGTAGCGAGACGGAAACCAGAACGGCAGCCCCGACGGTAGCTTCCCACTCGGCGACGCCGACTGAAACAGCGACGACGACCGGGAGCGGTCCCGGATTCACCGTTCTCACCGCGTTGCTGGCCGTCCTCACCGCGACAGCGCTCGTTCGGCGGCGCTAA
- the btuC gene encoding vitamin B12 ABC transporter permease BtuC: protein MQQSGRTLTWSLALAALLCAVVTVSAGIGPVWIPPGAVGKVLLNAVAVPTAVDLSGTTLGVTTLSPFGFAVDDLQRQIVLRVRLPRILLGAVVGFSLAAAGTIMQGIFRNPMADPSIIGVSSGAAVGAVAFIVAPVALPFGLGLRAAAFSGALLAAFGVYLIATQNGQTPVATLLLAGVAVQTFLGAVVSFLLLHSGESIRRALFWLMGHLKGASWPEVWSSLLLVLVPFAVLMVYARDLNVLLLGEEDAQSLGIDVERTKRILLAFASLTTAAGVAVAGIIGFVGLIVPHVMRLVVGPDHRILLPTAALAGASFLVVTDTFARSGTAEIPVGIVTAALGAPFFLYLLRNREVHEL, encoded by the coding sequence GTGCAACAGTCGGGCCGAACGCTCACGTGGTCGCTGGCGCTCGCGGCGCTCCTCTGTGCCGTCGTCACCGTCAGCGCCGGTATCGGCCCGGTGTGGATTCCGCCCGGCGCGGTCGGGAAAGTGCTACTCAACGCCGTCGCCGTTCCGACGGCCGTCGACCTCTCGGGGACGACACTCGGCGTGACGACGCTGTCGCCCTTCGGATTCGCCGTCGACGACCTCCAGCGCCAAATCGTCCTCCGAGTTCGCCTCCCGCGCATCTTGCTGGGAGCGGTCGTCGGGTTCTCGCTCGCGGCCGCCGGGACGATTATGCAGGGCATCTTTCGGAACCCGATGGCCGACCCCTCGATTATCGGCGTCTCCTCGGGCGCCGCCGTCGGCGCGGTGGCGTTCATCGTCGCGCCGGTGGCGCTTCCCTTCGGCCTCGGTCTGCGCGCCGCGGCCTTCTCGGGGGCGCTACTGGCGGCGTTCGGCGTCTACCTCATCGCGACGCAGAACGGCCAGACCCCCGTCGCGACGCTCCTGTTGGCGGGCGTGGCCGTCCAGACGTTTCTCGGCGCCGTGGTCTCCTTTCTCCTGCTCCACAGCGGCGAGAGCATCCGCCGGGCGCTGTTCTGGCTGATGGGCCACCTCAAGGGCGCGTCGTGGCCCGAGGTGTGGTCGAGTCTCCTCCTCGTCCTCGTCCCCTTCGCCGTCCTCATGGTGTACGCGCGGGACCTGAACGTCCTCTTGCTCGGCGAGGAGGACGCCCAGAGCCTCGGCATCGACGTGGAGCGGACCAAGCGAATCTTACTGGCGTTCGCCTCGCTGACGACGGCGGCGGGCGTCGCCGTCGCCGGTATCATCGGCTTCGTCGGCCTCATCGTCCCCCACGTCATGCGACTCGTGGTCGGCCCGGACCACCGCATCCTCCTGCCGACGGCGGCGCTGGCCGGTGCGTCGTTCCTCGTCGTCACGGACACGTTCGCTCGCTCGGGCACGGCCGAGATACCGGTCGGTATCGTCACCGCCGCGCTCGGCGCGCCCTTTTTCCTGTATCTCCTCCGAAATCGGGAGGTGCACGAACTGTGA
- a CDS encoding ATP-binding cassette domain-containing protein, producing MLEADGVGVSLGGQQILSDVDITAECGSFVGLVGPNGAGKTTALRTLRATLSPDSGTVRVAGESIDGLSAKEVSRCAASTPQATTLSFGFTVEQTVEMGRTPHLGRFDRADETDREAVQAAMERAEVARFADRDVTSLSGGERQRVLLARALAQETPVLLLDEPTANLDINHAVRTLELVAELVDEGKTAVAAIHDLNLAARYCDELVLLADGTVRAAGDPTDVLTSETLGDAFDAETLVTRQPGTHAPLVTPLSDREPRDQTVHVVGTGTQAAAAVARLVAAGLSVTVGVVPAGDAAAERATELDCQSVTVPPFAGVDANARERACEMVRDADAVVLAGDAGDANESVVAAADRLVVVEGEGVPAIQSGRTTVATVDSLPEAVADLPPGAGPDRAPGRATVSHEQQDRY from the coding sequence ATGCTCGAAGCCGACGGCGTCGGCGTCTCGCTCGGGGGACAACAGATTCTCTCGGACGTGGACATCACCGCCGAGTGCGGGTCGTTCGTCGGCCTCGTCGGCCCCAACGGCGCGGGGAAGACGACGGCCCTGCGGACGCTCAGGGCGACGCTCTCGCCCGACAGCGGGACGGTGCGGGTCGCCGGTGAGTCCATCGACGGACTCTCCGCGAAAGAAGTCAGCAGGTGCGCCGCCAGCACCCCGCAGGCCACGACGCTCTCTTTCGGCTTCACCGTCGAACAGACCGTCGAGATGGGTCGGACCCCGCATCTGGGCCGGTTCGACCGCGCGGACGAGACCGACCGGGAGGCCGTGCAGGCCGCCATGGAACGCGCGGAAGTCGCGCGGTTCGCCGACCGGGACGTGACCTCGCTGTCCGGCGGGGAGCGCCAACGGGTGCTGTTGGCCCGGGCGCTCGCACAGGAGACGCCGGTCCTCCTACTGGACGAACCGACCGCGAATCTGGACATCAACCACGCGGTCCGGACGTTGGAACTCGTCGCCGAACTCGTCGACGAGGGGAAGACGGCCGTCGCGGCTATCCACGACCTGAACCTCGCCGCGCGGTACTGCGACGAACTCGTCTTGCTGGCCGACGGCACGGTGCGGGCGGCGGGCGACCCAACGGACGTGCTCACCTCCGAGACGCTCGGCGACGCCTTCGACGCCGAGACGCTCGTGACCCGGCAACCGGGAACCCACGCGCCGCTGGTGACGCCGCTCTCGGACCGCGAGCCACGGGACCAGACGGTTCACGTCGTCGGCACGGGCACGCAGGCCGCGGCCGCCGTCGCCCGCCTCGTGGCTGCCGGGCTATCGGTGACCGTCGGCGTCGTTCCCGCGGGCGACGCCGCCGCCGAACGCGCGACCGAACTCGACTGTCAGTCGGTCACCGTCCCCCCGTTCGCTGGCGTCGACGCGAACGCGCGCGAGCGAGCGTGCGAAATGGTCCGCGACGCCGACGCGGTGGTCCTCGCGGGCGACGCGGGCGACGCCAACGAGTCCGTCGTCGCTGCCGCCGACCGACTCGTCGTCGTCGAGGGCGAGGGCGTCCCCGCGATTCAGTCCGGCCGAACGACCGTCGCGACCGTCGACTCGCTCCCCGAGGCCGTCGCCGACCTGCCGCCGGGGGCCGGTCCCGACCGCGCTCCCGGGCGTGCGACCGTCTCGCACGAACAGCAAGACCGATACTGA